In Deltaproteobacteria bacterium, the genomic window TTCTGGGCCGAAAACGGCGGTCGTCTCATTTGGCGGAGAGGGTGGGATTCGAACCCACGGTAGGGGTTAACCTACACCAGATTTCGAGTCTGGCACCTTAAACCACTCGGACACCTCTCCGTTTCGGGGCGCAGCGCGCCCGCGGGACCGGTTCTATAGACACGGTCTGGCGGAAAGCCAAGTAATGCCGGAAACAGCCCGGCGGGCCCGGTCAGCGGTCCGCCAGCTCCTTTTTGTACCACCCGGCAGTGAGCTGAAGGCCGCGGGGGATATCCACCGTTGGCGCCCAGCCCAGCTCCCGGCGCGCCTTGGCCGGATCGATCACGCTCCGGAGCTGCTCTCCTGCCTTGGCGGGCCCATGCTTCAGCGGTCCCGTGTAGCCGGTATGCCGGGCCAGCTCACGCCAGAGGGTGACCACATCGGTCTCGGTGGCCGTGCCGATGTTGAAAATCCCGTCGGCTCCTTTCCGGAGAACCACGCTGTTTGCCTCGACCACATCGCTCACATAGACGTAATCCCGCGTCTGGAGGCCATCGCCGTTCACGACCGGCTCTCCACCCTGGAGCATCCGGGTAATGAAGATGGCGACAACACCCGCCTCTCCCAGGTGGTTCTGCCGGGGTCCATAGACATTGGCATACCGCAGGACCGTGGCGCGGAAACGGCGTTGGCGGTGGTAGTAGTGCAGGTACATTTCCGCCGTCACCTTGCCGATACCGTAGGGTGACTCCGGCCGCGTGGGGTGTGACTCCGGAGCCGGATAAATCTCCTGCTCGCCGTAACCCGCACCGCCGGAACTGGCGAAGATCACCCGTGCCACCCGGTGCCGGGCGCACAGCTCAAAGAGGTTGATACTGGCGAGAATGTTCTGCCGGGCATCGTCCACCGGATCGGCAACCGAGTGACGGACGTCGATCTGCGCCGCGTGATGGCTCACCACCTCCGGCCGGAAATCCCTGAAGACCGCCTCCACCTCCGGGAAGTCGCCCAGATCGGCCTCCTCGAAGCGGGCCCTGGCATTGAGGTTCTCTCTCCGCCCGGTAGAAAGGTTATCCAGCACCAGAATGTCGTGCCCTTCCTCCAGGTAGCGGTCCGCCACCTGTGAGCCGATGAATCCCGCGCCACCAGTTACCAGTATTCGCATGGGAACCCATGTAACCGGACCGGATGCGGGGGACAAACGCCCCCTTGCCTTCCTTGCCCCCCGCTGCCATGCCTCTGTCCGGAGGCATCAGGGAATCCCATGAAGACACTGAAGGACCGGGTGGCGGTGGTAACGGGAGCGGCGAGCGGCATCGGCCGGGCGTCGGCGCTGGAGTTCGCACGGGCGGGCATGGACCTCGCGCTGGCGGACCTGAACGAGACAGGACTGGAAACCGTGGCGGGCGAGATCCGTGCACTCGGCCGCCGGGCGATTTGCGTCCGTACGGACGTGACCCGCAAGGCGGATATCGAAAACCTCCTGAAAGGCACGCTGGCCAAACTGGGCGGTGTTCATGTGGTGATGAACAACGCGGGCATCACCGTGGTGGGCGGCGCCTGGGAATCCACCGACGAGGACTGGAAACGGGTCATCGATATCGACCTGTGGGGCGTGATCCACGGCTGCCGCGTGTTCGCCCCGGTGCTGGCGAAGCAGGGCGAGGGGCATATCGTGAACACGGCCTCGGGCGCGGGACTCATGGCGGTGCCGGGCATGGTCTCCTACACGACCGCCAAGTTCGGCGTGGTGGGGCTCTCGGAGGGCTTCCGGTGGGAACTTTCTCCGTATGGCGTGGGGGTCACGGTCGTGT contains:
- a CDS encoding NAD-dependent epimerase/dehydratase family protein — encoded protein: MRILVTGGAGFIGSQVADRYLEEGHDILVLDNLSTGRRENLNARARFEEADLGDFPEVEAVFRDFRPEVVSHHAAQIDVRHSVADPVDDARQNILASINLFELCARHRVARVIFASSGGAGYGEQEIYPAPESHPTRPESPYGIGKVTAEMYLHYYHRQRRFRATVLRYANVYGPRQNHLGEAGVVAIFITRMLQGGEPVVNGDGLQTRDYVYVSDVVEANSVVLRKGADGIFNIGTATETDVVTLWRELARHTGYTGPLKHGPAKAGEQLRSVIDPAKARRELGWAPTVDIPRGLQLTAGWYKKELADR
- a CDS encoding SDR family NAD(P)-dependent oxidoreductase, giving the protein MKTLKDRVAVVTGAASGIGRASALEFARAGMDLALADLNETGLETVAGEIRALGRRAICVRTDVTRKADIENLLKGTLAKLGGVHVVMNNAGITVVGGAWESTDEDWKRVIDIDLWGVIHGCRVFAPVLAKQGEGHIVNTASGAGLMAVPGMVSYTTAKFGVVGLSEGFRWELSPYGVGVTVVCPGVVKTSIVASAEFRGGHQTGREEALKIIESGVAPEKLAKKIVKAVKNDDPVVLIGREAYAIAALKRLPYGVADRFGKLMAREVKKRAK